The region GAACCGGATGTTGTTCAGATTAGTGGAGGTGAACCCACAATTCACCCGGAATTTTTCAGAATAATGGATATTGCAAAGTCTAAACCTATAAAACATCTGATGTTGAATACAAATGGTGTAAGGATAGCTAATGATCCCGGGTTTGCTGAAAAATTGGCCACCTATGCACCAGAATTTGAAATTTATTTACAGTTTGATTCGTTTAAACCAGAAGTATTACAGGATTTTCGTGGGAAAGATCTTACGGATGTCCGCATGAAGGCTTTGGAAAAGCTAAATGAGCTGAATTTGTCTACAACCTTGGTTGTGGTATTACAGCAAGGAAAAAATGTAGATGAAATAGGTGAGATCATTGATTTTGCACTTAAACAGAAATGTGTACGTGGAATTACTTTTCAGCCAGTAGAAATTGCGGGCAGAAACAGAAATGACTCTGCACATGAGAAAATAACTCTTACAGAAGTCCGTCAGGAAATACTTAATCAGTTTCCGATACTAAATTCAGATGATATTATTCCTGTGCCTTGTAACCCCGATGCTTTGGCAATGGGATATATTTTGAAGCTTCAGGGAGAAATAATTCCTTTAACCCGTTATATTAACCCTGCCGATTTATTGAATAATGAATCTAAAAATACGATTGTGTATGAACAGGATGAAGGACTGAAAATGCAGCTGATTGATATTTTCAGTACAGGAATATCAGTAGATAAGGTACA is a window of Elizabethkingia anophelis R26 DNA encoding:
- a CDS encoding radical SAM protein, with translation MPVRNYTYYDYTTSLCPDCLKRVGAKIIIEEDEVFMTKRCPDHGFFKTKIATDVHYYKNIRNYNKASEIPLHFGTDVAYGCPYDCGLCVDHEQHSCLSIVEVTDRCNLTCPTCYAMSSPHYGSHRSLEEIEAMFDVIVKNEGEPDVVQISGGEPTIHPEFFRIMDIAKSKPIKHLMLNTNGVRIANDPGFAEKLATYAPEFEIYLQFDSFKPEVLQDFRGKDLTDVRMKALEKLNELNLSTTLVVVLQQGKNVDEIGEIIDFALKQKCVRGITFQPVEIAGRNRNDSAHEKITLTEVRQEILNQFPILNSDDIIPVPCNPDALAMGYILKLQGEIIPLTRYINPADLLNNESKNTIVYEQDEGLKMQLIDIFSTGISVDKVQPKVNQLLCCLPEVCAPEMEYENLFRIIIMNFMDAHDFDVRAVKKSCVHIVNKDLKLIPFETMNLFYRDQKQEYLEELRKDTRVLF